A single window of Streptomyces sudanensis DNA harbors:
- a CDS encoding potassium channel family protein: protein MKHPSREARASHEEDQLATGRVSLPRRIVEHPLRQVGQRLALALLVLLVTVLIVVADSSGYKDNVDGQVSALDAVYYATVTLSTTGYGDIVPASDSARLVNVLVVTPLRVLFLIILVGTTLEVLAERTREEWRQKRWRLALRDHTVVVGFGTKGRSALETLMATGLKKQQVVVVDPSSKVIEMVNAEGLTGVVGDGTRSDVLLRAEAQRARQIIVATQRDDTAVLVTLTARQLNRGVKIIAAVREEENAPLLRQSGADAVITSASAAGRLLGLSVLSPSAGTVLEDLIHQGTGLDIVERPVTKAEAGRSVRDTEDLVVSVLRGHRLIGYDDPEASPLQLTDRVIAIKRSKGANGVAAPKGAAWNGSSTGMAAE from the coding sequence GTGAAACACCCCAGCAGGGAAGCCCGTGCCAGCCATGAGGAGGACCAGCTGGCCACCGGCCGGGTCAGCCTGCCGAGGAGGATCGTCGAGCATCCGCTGAGGCAGGTCGGCCAGCGGCTGGCACTCGCCCTTCTCGTCCTGCTCGTGACGGTGCTGATCGTCGTGGCCGACAGCAGCGGGTACAAGGACAACGTCGACGGGCAGGTCAGCGCCCTCGACGCCGTCTACTACGCCACGGTGACGCTCTCGACGACCGGCTACGGCGACATCGTGCCGGCGAGCGACAGCGCCCGGCTGGTCAACGTGCTGGTCGTGACCCCGCTGCGCGTGCTCTTCCTGATCATCCTGGTCGGCACCACCCTGGAGGTGCTGGCCGAGCGCACCCGCGAGGAGTGGCGCCAGAAGCGTTGGAGGTTGGCCTTGCGAGACCACACGGTCGTCGTCGGATTCGGTACGAAGGGGCGCTCCGCACTGGAGACCCTGATGGCCACGGGGCTGAAGAAACAGCAGGTCGTGGTGGTCGACCCGAGCAGCAAAGTGATCGAGATGGTCAACGCGGAGGGGCTGACCGGCGTCGTCGGCGACGGTACCCGCAGCGATGTGCTCCTCCGCGCCGAGGCCCAGCGGGCACGCCAGATCATCGTCGCCACCCAGCGGGACGACACCGCCGTCCTCGTCACCCTCACGGCGCGCCAGCTCAACCGGGGAGTCAAGATCATCGCCGCGGTGCGCGAGGAGGAGAACGCCCCGCTGCTGCGCCAGTCCGGGGCGGACGCCGTCATCACCAGTGCCAGCGCCGCGGGACGGCTGCTCGGCCTGTCCGTGCTGAGCCCCAGCGCGGGCACGGTACTGGAGGACCTGATCCACCAGGGCACCGGACTCGACATCGTGGAGCGGCCGGTGACCAAGGCGGAGGCGGGCCGGAGCGTCCGGGACACCGAGGACCTGGTGGTGAGCGTGCTGCGCGGCCACCGCCTGATCGGGTACGACGACCCGGAGGCCAGCCCGCTCCAGCTGACCGACCGGGTCATCGCGATCAAGCGGTCGAAGGGCGCCAACGGCGTGGCGGCCCCGAAGGGCGCGGCGTGGAACGGCTCCTCGACCGGCATGGCGGCGGAGTAG
- a CDS encoding bacterial proteasome activator family protein, with protein sequence MEMPRNERSQEAPQVLVVGQDGMALGGEGDDESRETPVTEMVEQPAKVMRIGSMIKQLLEEVRAAPLDEASRVRLKEIHHSSVKELEEGLAPELVAELERLSLPFTDEKVPSEAELRIAQAQLVGWLEGLFHGIQTALFAQQMAARAQLEQMRRALPPGMAAPHDDEGHGRARTGGPYL encoded by the coding sequence ATGGAGATGCCGAGGAATGAACGGTCGCAGGAGGCCCCGCAGGTCCTGGTCGTCGGGCAGGACGGCATGGCGCTCGGTGGCGAGGGCGACGACGAGTCCCGTGAGACCCCGGTGACGGAGATGGTCGAGCAGCCGGCCAAGGTCATGCGGATCGGCAGCATGATCAAGCAGCTGCTGGAGGAGGTGCGGGCGGCTCCCCTCGACGAGGCCAGCCGCGTCCGGTTGAAGGAGATCCACCACAGTTCCGTGAAGGAGCTGGAGGAGGGACTGGCCCCGGAGCTCGTCGCGGAACTGGAGCGGCTGTCCCTCCCGTTCACCGACGAGAAGGTCCCCTCGGAGGCGGAACTGCGGATCGCCCAGGCCCAGTTGGTCGGGTGGCTGGAGGGCCTCTTCCACGGCATCCAGACGGCGCTGTTCGCCCAGCAGATGGCGGCCCGCGCCCAGTTGGAACAGATGCGCCGGGCCCTTCCCCCGGGCATGGCCGCGCCGCACGACGACGAGGGACACGGCCGCGCCCGGACCGGCGGCCCGTACCTGTGA
- a CDS encoding NTP transferase domain-containing protein, which translates to MTRFDAVVLAGGAARRLGGADKPGLSVGGRTLLDRVLHACRDAGRAVVVGGRRPTSRPVLWAREEPPGGGPVAALAAGVRHVGADTVVALGGDLPFLDRAAVRHLVDALAASTAEAVLAVDEEGRDQPLLAAYRTEPLRREIALLATEHGPLSGLPLRLLTQELDIARVPARPLAAFDCDTWEDLAAARARIREHGNVLDEWITAVKAELGVELDVDTALLLDLARDAAHGVARPAAPLTTFLVGYAAATAEGGPQAVAEAVRKAAALASRWDGEADAG; encoded by the coding sequence GAGCGTCGGGGGGCGCACCCTGCTCGACCGGGTGCTGCACGCCTGCCGCGACGCCGGGCGGGCCGTGGTGGTCGGAGGCCGGCGACCGACCTCCCGGCCCGTTCTGTGGGCGCGGGAGGAACCGCCGGGCGGCGGGCCCGTCGCCGCCCTGGCCGCCGGGGTGCGGCACGTCGGCGCCGACACGGTCGTCGCCCTCGGCGGCGACCTGCCGTTCCTGGACCGAGCGGCCGTGCGGCACCTCGTCGACGCGCTCGCCGCGTCGACCGCCGAAGCCGTCCTCGCCGTCGACGAGGAGGGACGCGACCAACCCCTCCTCGCCGCCTACCGCACCGAACCGCTGCGCCGCGAGATCGCCCTCCTCGCCACCGAGCACGGTCCTCTCTCCGGGTTGCCCCTGCGTCTGCTGACGCAGGAACTGGACATCGCCCGGGTCCCCGCCCGGCCGCTCGCCGCGTTCGACTGCGACACCTGGGAAGACCTCGCCGCGGCCCGGGCCCGCATCAGGGAGCATGGGAACGTGCTGGACGAATGGATCACCGCGGTGAAGGCCGAACTCGGCGTCGAACTCGACGTCGACACCGCCCTGCTGCTCGACCTGGCCCGCGACGCAGCCCACGGCGTCGCCCGGCCCGCCGCGCCGCTCACGACCTTCCTCGTGGGGTACGCGGCGGCCACGGCGGAGGGCGGCCCGCAGGCCGTGGCGGAGGCGGTCCGGAAGGCGGCCGCGCTCGCGAGCCGCTGGGACGGCGAGGCCGACGCGGGATGA
- a CDS encoding NAD(P)H-quinone oxidoreductase: MRAITISEPGGPEALVWSEVPDPVPGEGEVLVDVVAGAVNRADLLQRQGFYDPPPGASPYPGLECSGRIAALGPGVSGWTVGDEVCALLAGGGYAEKAAVPAGQLLPVPKGVDLVTAAALPEVTATVWSNVFMVARLSPGETLLVHGGASGIGTMAIQLGKAVGARVAVTAGGPEKLARCAELGADILIDYRTQDFAEELRRATDGAGADVILDIMGAKYLGPNVRALAVNGRLAVIGLQGGVKGELNLGALLAKRAAVTATSLRQRSPEEKAAIVAAVREHVWPLIEAGVVRPVVHRVLPLAQAAEAHRVLEAGTHVGKVLLTTDAAA, encoded by the coding sequence ATGCGTGCGATCACGATTTCCGAACCCGGAGGCCCCGAGGCGCTCGTCTGGTCCGAGGTGCCCGACCCCGTGCCCGGAGAGGGCGAGGTCCTCGTCGACGTGGTGGCTGGTGCCGTCAACCGCGCCGACCTGCTCCAGCGGCAGGGCTTCTACGACCCCCCGCCGGGCGCGTCCCCGTACCCCGGCCTGGAGTGCTCGGGCCGGATCGCCGCGCTGGGCCCGGGCGTCTCCGGCTGGACCGTCGGCGACGAGGTGTGCGCGCTGCTCGCGGGCGGGGGGTACGCCGAGAAGGCGGCCGTCCCCGCCGGCCAGCTGCTGCCGGTGCCGAAGGGCGTCGACCTGGTGACCGCGGCGGCGCTGCCGGAGGTCACCGCGACCGTGTGGTCGAACGTCTTCATGGTGGCCCGCCTGAGCCCGGGCGAGACCCTGCTGGTGCACGGCGGCGCCAGCGGCATCGGGACGATGGCGATCCAGCTCGGCAAGGCGGTCGGCGCCCGGGTCGCGGTGACCGCGGGCGGCCCGGAGAAACTGGCCCGCTGCGCCGAGCTGGGCGCGGACATCCTGATCGACTACCGCACCCAGGACTTCGCGGAGGAACTGCGCAGGGCCACCGACGGGGCGGGCGCGGACGTCATCCTGGACATCATGGGCGCCAAGTACCTGGGGCCGAACGTCAGGGCGCTCGCGGTGAACGGCCGGCTCGCCGTCATCGGCCTCCAGGGCGGTGTCAAGGGCGAGCTGAACCTGGGGGCGCTGCTCGCCAAGCGGGCCGCCGTGACGGCGACCTCGCTGCGGCAGCGGTCGCCGGAGGAGAAGGCGGCCATCGTCGCCGCCGTACGGGAGCACGTCTGGCCGCTGATCGAGGCGGGCGTCGTCCGCCCCGTCGTGCACCGCGTCCTCCCCCTGGCACAGGCCGCGGAGGCCCATCGGGTGCTGGAGGCCGGCACCCACGTCGGCAAGGTGCTGCTGACCACGGACGCGGCCGCCTGA